Proteins encoded within one genomic window of Oncorhynchus tshawytscha isolate Ot180627B linkage group LG02, Otsh_v2.0, whole genome shotgun sequence:
- the ankrd33ab gene encoding photoreceptor ankyrin repeat protein, with protein MATVKNSVSEDPLLGKGPDEDASEVSLSESESDSGSVLSDDSVLPDYQQEGGSQGTANTLYEACARNNTLALRKVLERGVTKEEVMKVDHNGWTGLMVACYKGFLEIVQHLHHCPYLDINHQDNDGNTALMIASQAGHTITVTYILNYYPGADTEIRDCRGFTALIKAAMQGRDDVVSSLVMAGADLNAVDSTKQKCARDWALKTGRYETLNRLRRLNLRPRAEQFAESYVPEWPELKVLVAKAMANKSASQKITQRIKSTFGFNFPRDPQENGVLDHMVRITTSIHSPLVATGCRPLCPTSPPEVGKRRLAVPELAKKHSEKELGESSVCHSNSSVSSIIPHIHSAETIATSCCVDTERRGSIISIASTGVRTFIPRHMAHRNSVFPSGCIPKIQIVKSGEPTPKKEKKRKRHKGHLEPPIWKYKAEKQEKKKAEKEKEKTKKEKKQKKQKK; from the exons ATGGCCACCGTGAAGAATTCTGTGTCCGAGGACCCCCTCCTAGGCAAAGGGCCTGACGAAGACGCCTCAGAGGTGTCTTTGTCAGAAAGTGAGTCGGATTCTGGGAGTGTCCTCTCAGATGACTCAGTGCTTCCAGACTACCAGCAGGAAGGTGGTTCACAGGGCACCGCCAACACGCTGTATGAGGCGTGTGCTCGGAACAACACCCTGGCACTCCGGAAGGTTCTGGAGAGAGGGGTTACCAAAGAGGAGGTCATGAAGGTGGACCACAATGGTTGG ACCGGTCTGATGGTGGCGTGCTATAAGGGTTTTTTGGAAATTGTGCAACATCTTCACCACTGTCCCTACCTGGACATAAATCACCAGGACAACGATGGCAACACTGCACTGATGATCGCTTCACAAGCAG GTCACACCATTACAGTGACCTACATCCTCAACTACTACCCTGGAGCAGACACAGAGATCCGGGACTGCCGTGGCTTCACTGCACTCATCAAAGCTGCCATGCAGGGCCGAGACGATGTGGTGTCTTCCCTCGTCATGGCCG GTGCAGACCTAAATGCTGTAGACTCTACGAAGCAGAAGTGTGCGCGGGACTGGGCACTAAAGACAGGCCGCTACGAGACGTTGAACCGCCTCCGCCGCCTCAACCTGCGGCCTAGAGCTGAGCAGTTCGCTGAGAGCTACGTCCCCGAATGGCCAGAGCTGAAGGTGCTGGTGGCCAAGGCCATGGCCAACAAGAGTGCCAGCCAGAAGATCACCCAGCGCATCAAGTCCACCTTCGGCTTCAACTTTCCCCGAGATCCCCAGGAAAACGGGGTCTTGGACCACATGGTGCGTATCACCACCAGCATCCACAGCCCTCTAGTGGCCACCGGCTGCCGGCCCCTCTGCCCCACCAGCCCCCCTGAAGTGGGGAAGAGGCGCCTGGCCGTGCCAGAGCTGGCGAAGAAGCATTCAGAGAAGGAGCTGGGGGAGAGCTCTGTGTGCCACAGCAATAGCTCCGTATCCTCCATCATTCCCCACATCCACTCAGCCGAGACCATCGCCACGTCCTGCTGCGTGGACACAGAGCGCAGGGGCAGCATAATCTCTATAGCTTCCACCGGGGTGCGCACCTTCATCCCCAGGCACATGGCCCACAGGAACAGTGTGTTCCCCTCTGGCTGCATCCCAAAGATCCAGATAGTCAAGTCTGGAGAGCCCACGCctaagaaggagaagaagaggaagaggcacAAGGGTCATCTGGAGCCGCCCATATGGAAGTACAAGGCAGagaagcaggagaagaagaaggcagagaaagaaaaagagaaaaccAAGAAGGAAAAGAAacagaagaaacagaagaagTGA